Proteins from a genomic interval of Rhodothermus marinus:
- the nuoF gene encoding NADH-quinone oxidoreductase subunit NuoF, with protein MATNGAQSKAGDWRNHKRVLLPPIRDLHRLEVYEEHGGYQTLREVLTSDRWDPKSVIEEVKKSKLRGRGGASFPTGLKWSFMPPVDDRPRFLCCNGDESEPGTFKDRQLMEFNPHQIFEGILIACYAMSVRTCYLYVRGEYARWIEHMERELEKLYAKGYVGKNIMGTDFSADIVIHKGAGAYICGEESSLMESVEGKRAYPRIKPPFPAQRGLWGYPTTINNVETLANVPLILRNGGEWFASIGAPNHPGPVLYGISGHVNRPGVYEYPTGMLITDLIYEVAGGIRGGKKLKAVIPGGSSTPPLRADMIDGVTMDAESLREAGSMMGTAGLLVLDEDTDMVSWLRRVAHFYAHESCGQCTPCREGTGWLENILTRIDEGEGRLRDLDLLLDLCDQMEGRTVCALADAAAWPVRYTILRFREEFEAKCKPSLVPTGIDLAPTR; from the coding sequence ATGGCTACGAACGGAGCCCAGAGTAAAGCCGGAGACTGGCGGAATCACAAGCGGGTGCTGCTCCCACCCATTCGGGATCTGCACCGGCTGGAAGTCTACGAGGAGCACGGAGGGTACCAGACCCTGCGCGAAGTGCTGACCTCCGACCGCTGGGATCCCAAGTCGGTCATCGAAGAAGTCAAAAAAAGCAAGCTGCGCGGACGGGGCGGCGCCAGCTTCCCCACCGGGCTGAAGTGGAGCTTCATGCCCCCGGTGGACGATCGGCCCCGCTTCCTGTGCTGCAACGGCGACGAAAGCGAGCCGGGCACGTTCAAGGACCGCCAGCTCATGGAGTTCAATCCCCACCAGATTTTCGAGGGGATTCTGATTGCCTGCTACGCCATGTCGGTGCGCACGTGCTACCTGTATGTGCGCGGCGAATATGCCCGGTGGATCGAGCACATGGAGCGGGAGCTGGAAAAGCTCTACGCCAAAGGCTACGTGGGGAAGAACATTATGGGCACGGACTTCTCGGCCGACATTGTGATCCACAAGGGAGCCGGTGCCTACATCTGCGGCGAGGAGTCCAGCCTGATGGAGTCGGTCGAAGGCAAGCGGGCCTACCCGCGCATCAAGCCGCCGTTTCCGGCCCAGCGGGGCCTGTGGGGCTACCCCACCACGATCAACAACGTGGAAACGCTGGCGAACGTCCCGCTCATTCTGCGCAACGGTGGTGAATGGTTTGCCTCTATCGGCGCGCCCAACCACCCCGGCCCGGTGCTCTATGGTATCTCGGGCCACGTCAACCGCCCCGGCGTCTACGAATATCCCACTGGTATGTTGATCACCGATCTGATCTACGAGGTAGCCGGTGGCATCCGCGGAGGCAAAAAGCTCAAGGCCGTCATCCCGGGCGGAAGCTCCACGCCGCCCCTGCGCGCCGACATGATCGACGGCGTGACGATGGACGCCGAGTCGCTGCGCGAGGCCGGTTCGATGATGGGCACGGCCGGCCTGCTCGTGCTCGACGAAGACACCGATATGGTTTCGTGGCTGCGGCGCGTGGCGCACTTCTACGCGCATGAAAGCTGCGGCCAGTGCACCCCCTGCCGTGAAGGCACCGGCTGGCTCGAAAACATCCTCACGCGCATCGACGAGGGCGAAGGCCGCCTGCGCGACCTGGACCTGCTGCTGGACCTGTGCGACCAGATGGAAGGCCGCACGGTCTGCGCCCTGGCCGACGCCGCCGCCTGGCCTGTACGCTACACCATCCTTCGCTTCCGCGAAGAGTTCGAGGCCAAGTGCAAGCCGAGCCTGGTCCCGACGGGCATCGACCTGGCACCAACCCGGTAA